In one window of Gorilla gorilla gorilla isolate KB3781 chromosome 2, NHGRI_mGorGor1-v2.1_pri, whole genome shotgun sequence DNA:
- the EBLN2 gene encoding endogenous Bornavirus-like nucleoprotein 2, whose translation MDSFLKLYAYVNSHCLFVWVCDRSYERSFRPMILNKIKELSRNQFPTMSHLRKDSQPSSPADDAMDRSGLPDLQGRFELSGKNRQYPLDALEPQPSIGDIKDIKKAAKSVLDPAHKSHFHPVTPSLVFLCFIFVGLHQALLSVGVSKRSNTVVGNENEEMGTPYARGFKDTPNFIALEKSSVLRHCCDLLIGVAAGSSDKICTSSLQVQRRFKAMMASIGRLSHGESADLLISYSAESAIGWISSRPWVGELMFTFLFGDFESPLHKLRKSS comes from the coding sequence ATGGATTCTTTTCTTAAATTGTATGCTTATGTTAATTCTCACTGTCTTTTTGTTTGGGTCTGTGACAGATCTTACGAAAGATCTTTTAGACCTATGATTCTtaacaaaattaaagaattaagtCGGAACCAATTTCCCACAATGTCTCATCTAAGAAAGGACTCACAGCCCAGCAGCCCAGCAGATGACGCAATGGACAGGAGTGGGCTCCCTGACCTTCAAGGAAGATTTGAGCTATCTGGGAAAAACAGACAGTATCCACTGGATGCACTGGAACCCCAACCCAGCATTGGGGATATTAAGGACATTAAAAAAGCAGCCAAGTCTGTGCTAGACCCAGCACATAAATCTCATTTCCACCCTGTGACCCCAAGTTTAGTATTCTTGTGTTTCATATTTGTTGGGTTACACCAGGCATTACTGAGTGTTGGTGTGAGCAAGAGGTCTAATACTGTGGTTGGGAATGAGAACGAGGAAATGGGTACTCCTTATGCTAGGGGATTCAAAGATACGCCTAACTTTATTGCCCTTGAGAAGTCATCAGTTCTCCGCCACTGCTGTGACCTTTTGATAGGCGTTGCCGCTGGATCAAGTGATAAGATTTGCACCAGCAGTCTCCAAGTTCAGAGACGATTCAAGGCAATGATGGCATCTATTGGAAGACTTTCACATGGTGAGAGTGCTGATCTGCTAATCAGCTACAGTGCAGAATCAGCCATAGGTTGGATCAGCTCAAGACCGTGGGTTGGAGAATTAATGTTCACATTTCTATTTGGAGACTTTGAATCCCCTCTACACAAGCTACGCAAGTCAAGTTAG